In one window of Blastocatellia bacterium DNA:
- a CDS encoding C13 family peptidase, which yields MMRAFFEKVGISVALGLLLLGGAHAQEERRAPDERFAVLVRGLGGDPAFERRFAEWTERLCGLLTERWRFRPEHIFVLTPDGRGCSPNAARATADAVRRALERVRSESTPESLVVIFLIGHGSFDGERGYFNLVGPDLSAEDFRALLSEVRARHIVFVNTASSSGAFLPILSRPGTVIITATRSGREQQATIFAQYLLEAFADARADTDKDGRTSLAEAFAFATRLTAEHYARQGVLATEHPLLDDNGDGIGHGEIGEGDGRLARTVYLEAPVEIGEEDEELRALLRQRQALLEKIEAVKARKTEMSPDEYERELERWLLELARLTERINARRGKP from the coding sequence ATGATGCGAGCCTTCTTCGAAAAGGTGGGAATCAGCGTGGCGTTGGGATTGCTTCTCCTCGGCGGGGCCCACGCACAGGAGGAGCGACGCGCACCCGATGAACGGTTCGCTGTGCTCGTGCGTGGCCTTGGCGGCGACCCAGCATTCGAGCGTCGGTTTGCCGAATGGACGGAGCGCCTCTGTGGACTCCTCACCGAACGCTGGCGGTTTCGCCCTGAGCATATCTTCGTGCTCACCCCTGACGGCCGCGGGTGTTCGCCGAACGCGGCGCGCGCGACGGCCGATGCCGTTCGCCGCGCGCTGGAGCGCGTTCGCAGCGAGAGCACACCCGAGAGCCTCGTCGTCATCTTCCTGATCGGGCATGGGAGCTTTGATGGCGAGCGCGGATATTTCAATCTGGTCGGGCCAGATCTCTCGGCGGAGGATTTCCGCGCGCTCTTGTCGGAAGTGAGGGCTCGTCACATCGTCTTCGTGAATACGGCTAGCTCCAGCGGCGCGTTCCTCCCGATCCTGAGTCGGCCGGGAACGGTCATCATCACGGCCACGCGCAGCGGGCGCGAGCAGCAAGCGACGATCTTCGCGCAGTATCTCCTCGAAGCTTTCGCCGATGCGCGGGCAGACACCGACAAGGACGGACGCACGTCGCTCGCGGAAGCATTCGCCTTCGCCACCAGGTTGACGGCGGAGCATTATGCGCGGCAAGGAGTCCTGGCGACCGAACATCCGCTCCTCGACGATAATGGCGATGGCATCGGACACGGGGAAATCGGTGAGGGGGATGGACGGTTGGCTCGAACCGTGTATCTGGAAGCGCCCGTCGAGATCGGCGAGGAAGATGAGGAATTGCGCGCGCTGCTTCGCCAACGGCAGGCGCTCCTTGAGAAGATCGAGGCGGTGAAAGCGCGGAAAACCGAGATGTCGCCGGACGAGTACGAGCGGGAGTTGGAACGATGGCTCTTGGAATTGGCCAGGCTCACTGAACGCATCAACGCGCGGAGGGGGAAGCCGTGA
- a CDS encoding DUF4159 domain-containing protein — MRHRSRSHHPRVWLIGCALAVLLSGAPRKEAQPSANLDAHSNRFTFARIQYGGRFSSRAFFGGVPPWAHDYPRGGRHLMKILSEVSLVDPNPDEVILRFDDPRLFKYPFAYLCEVGFMSLSDREIEGLREYLLRGGFLIVDDFREEWALENLRAHLRRAFPDLELQELDISHPIFNCFFSIKTLEVPPPYGEGAPKFFGLSDKKGRLMMIVNYNNDVSEYWEWSDDPFAPIEYTNEAFKFGVNYAIYALTH, encoded by the coding sequence ATGAGACATCGAAGCCGTTCTCATCATCCGCGCGTGTGGCTCATCGGGTGCGCGCTCGCGGTGCTCCTGAGCGGAGCGCCGCGCAAAGAGGCGCAGCCGAGCGCGAACCTGGACGCGCATTCGAATCGGTTCACCTTCGCCCGCATTCAGTACGGCGGGCGATTCTCCTCGCGCGCGTTCTTTGGCGGCGTGCCGCCTTGGGCGCACGATTATCCCCGCGGCGGGCGCCACTTGATGAAGATCTTGAGCGAAGTGAGCCTCGTGGACCCCAATCCCGATGAAGTGATCCTCCGTTTTGACGATCCGCGACTCTTCAAATATCCTTTCGCTTACCTCTGCGAGGTCGGATTCATGAGCTTGAGCGATCGAGAGATCGAAGGCTTGCGCGAGTATCTGCTGCGCGGAGGCTTCCTCATCGTGGATGATTTCCGAGAGGAGTGGGCCTTGGAGAATCTTCGCGCGCATTTGCGCCGTGCATTCCCCGATCTGGAGCTTCAGGAGTTGGACATCTCGCATCCCATCTTCAATTGCTTCTTCAGCATCAAGACGCTGGAGGTGCCCCCTCCTTATGGCGAGGGGGCGCCGAAGTTCTTCGGACTCTCGGACAAGAAGGGGCGCTTGATGATGATCGTCAACTACAACAACGATGTGAGCGAATACTGGGAGTGGTCGGACGATCCCTTCGCGCCTATCGAGTATACGAACGAGGCGTTTAAGTTCGGCGTGAATTACGCCATCTATGCCTTGACACATTGA
- a CDS encoding tetratricopeptide repeat protein, translated as MRMTWSLWTRSSVGNRAWRTGGRLLVLFVLLAVGERAAAQSSLDAGWEKLRRGEYAEAIARLQMALDQQPARAAEGLITAYAETGRYEDAERTAREVLARADRALTTGEIARLEMLLGEIHLMTGRYEDAQRAFDRALAHEGWPGRLRAGVQKGWVLWQMGRVEEAREWLRRLTAQALAQGLQSAEDLTWAARAFAYLDRPHEANELYAEAIERDPAFREAYLQAGDLFVERYNYAEAASFFRDALRINPHCARAHLGLARSTRINGGSEAFAHVQRALAVNPRLVEAHDLMAALLLEVGDIETAERHLGEALRVNPHSLSTRALRAVAFYLEDRAAELAEEIQRVLRSNPRYGELYATLADFAVLNRRYPEAVEFARRAVELSPWLWRAWATLGLNLLRLGRDAEGREVLERAFAGDPFNVWVKNTLDLLDSMRAYRETITEHFLIRMAPSEHPVVAPLVADLLERAYGRLSERYQFRPDGPIIVELFPNHEDFAVKTVGLPGLGALGACFGRVIVMDSPSARPQGSFNWASTAWHEFVHVITLQATAYRIPRWFSEGISVYEERRARPGWGHQWTLEFAHAFAEGQFVPLRHLEAAFLRPSSPQALSLAYFQASLVVEFIVERFGFERLRHMLALYRQGERTEGVFQKALGMSVEELDRLFREHVAREIGPYLSRLDLHLLRRPQVSEEEARAALARHPENFAAHLRLGRILRARGDLEAAIVHLREAIRLFPFYTGPENAYEALAAIFEARGDEAEALSVLQQWATREEANEEVLRRVLRLALKLGKKDIAENALEAILAISPLDRDVQAQAGEFYLEQNQPERAVRAFSAVLHLNPPDRAEAHYQLARALLAKGARAEARREILRALEIAPGFEKAQALLLKLVEH; from the coding sequence ATGCGCATGACGTGGTCGCTGTGGACGCGATCGAGCGTCGGAAACCGCGCGTGGCGGACGGGAGGTCGTCTCCTAGTTCTCTTCGTTTTGCTGGCAGTAGGCGAACGAGCGGCGGCGCAGTCGTCGCTCGACGCGGGATGGGAGAAGCTGCGGCGCGGGGAATATGCGGAGGCGATCGCTCGACTTCAAATGGCGCTCGATCAGCAACCAGCCCGCGCGGCGGAAGGATTGATCACGGCTTATGCGGAGACGGGGCGATATGAGGACGCCGAACGGACCGCCCGCGAGGTCCTCGCGCGTGCGGACCGCGCTCTCACCACCGGCGAAATAGCGCGCTTGGAGATGCTGCTCGGGGAGATTCATCTGATGACTGGCCGATACGAGGACGCGCAGCGAGCGTTCGATCGCGCGCTCGCGCACGAAGGATGGCCGGGCCGCCTCCGCGCGGGCGTGCAAAAGGGGTGGGTCTTGTGGCAGATGGGACGCGTTGAGGAAGCACGCGAATGGCTGCGCCGTCTCACCGCACAAGCTCTCGCGCAAGGGCTGCAATCGGCGGAAGACCTGACGTGGGCGGCGCGCGCGTTCGCCTATTTGGACCGTCCGCATGAGGCGAATGAGTTGTATGCCGAGGCCATCGAGCGCGATCCCGCATTTCGGGAAGCGTATCTGCAAGCCGGCGATCTCTTCGTCGAAAGGTACAACTACGCGGAGGCCGCGAGCTTCTTCCGCGACGCCTTGCGGATCAATCCCCATTGCGCGCGGGCGCATCTGGGGCTTGCTCGGAGCACGCGGATCAACGGTGGAAGCGAAGCATTCGCCCATGTGCAACGGGCGCTCGCAGTGAATCCGCGGCTGGTCGAAGCTCACGATCTCATGGCAGCGCTGTTGCTGGAAGTGGGCGATATCGAGACGGCCGAGCGGCATCTCGGGGAGGCACTTCGCGTGAATCCGCACTCGCTCTCGACGCGCGCGTTGCGCGCTGTGGCCTTTTATCTGGAGGATCGCGCGGCCGAGCTGGCTGAGGAGATTCAGCGCGTGCTGAGATCGAATCCGCGCTATGGCGAGCTGTACGCCACGCTCGCCGATTTCGCTGTGCTCAACCGCCGATATCCTGAAGCCGTCGAGTTCGCGCGGCGCGCCGTTGAGCTGTCGCCGTGGCTGTGGCGAGCATGGGCGACATTAGGATTGAACCTCTTGCGCCTCGGGCGCGATGCAGAGGGGCGCGAGGTCTTGGAGCGCGCCTTCGCCGGAGATCCGTTCAATGTCTGGGTGAAGAACACGCTCGATCTGCTCGACAGCATGCGCGCCTATCGGGAGACGATCACAGAGCATTTCCTCATTCGCATGGCGCCTTCGGAGCATCCCGTCGTCGCGCCGCTTGTGGCAGATCTGCTCGAACGCGCGTATGGACGGCTCAGCGAACGGTATCAGTTTCGACCCGATGGGCCGATCATCGTCGAGCTGTTCCCCAATCACGAGGACTTCGCCGTGAAGACCGTCGGGCTGCCGGGGCTCGGAGCGCTCGGCGCGTGCTTCGGACGGGTGATCGTGATGGATTCCCCTTCGGCGCGCCCGCAGGGATCGTTCAACTGGGCGAGCACGGCATGGCACGAGTTCGTGCATGTGATCACGCTGCAGGCGACGGCCTATCGTATCCCGCGATGGTTCTCCGAGGGCATCTCGGTTTATGAAGAGCGGCGGGCGCGACCCGGATGGGGGCATCAATGGACGCTCGAATTCGCGCACGCTTTCGCGGAAGGGCAGTTCGTCCCCTTGCGCCATTTGGAGGCGGCGTTCCTTCGCCCTTCGTCTCCGCAGGCGCTCTCCCTCGCCTATTTTCAGGCTTCGCTCGTCGTCGAGTTCATCGTGGAGCGATTCGGGTTTGAGCGACTGCGCCATATGCTCGCGCTTTATCGCCAGGGGGAGCGCACCGAAGGAGTGTTTCAGAAAGCGCTGGGCATGAGCGTGGAGGAGTTGGATCGGCTCTTTCGTGAGCATGTGGCGCGAGAGATTGGGCCTTATCTCTCGCGACTCGATCTGCATCTGCTCAGGCGACCGCAGGTCTCGGAGGAAGAGGCTCGAGCGGCGCTCGCGCGTCATCCGGAGAATTTCGCCGCGCATTTGCGCCTGGGGCGGATACTCCGCGCGCGTGGAGATTTGGAAGCGGCCATCGTCCATTTGCGCGAGGCGATTCGCCTCTTCCCCTTCTACACGGGACCCGAGAATGCCTACGAAGCGCTGGCGGCGATCTTCGAGGCGCGTGGGGACGAAGCCGAGGCTTTGTCGGTGCTCCAACAGTGGGCGACTCGCGAGGAGGCGAATGAAGAGGTGTTGCGGCGCGTCCTTCGACTGGCGCTCAAGCTGGGGAAGAAGGACATTGCTGAGAATGCATTGGAGGCCATCCTGGCGATTTCTCCCTTGGATCGAGACGTGCAGGCGCAGGCCGGAGAGTTTTATCTGGAGCAGAATCAACCGGAGCGAGCCGTGCGCGCGTTCTCCGCTGTCTTGCATCTGAACCCGCCGGATCGCGCGGAAGCGCATTATCAGCTCGCGCGAGCTTTGTTGGCGAAGGGCGCGCGCGCGGAGGCGCGACGCGAAATCCTGCGGGCGCTGGAGATCGCGCCCGGATTCGAGAAAGCGCAAGCGCTCCTTTTGAAACTCGTCGAGCATTGA
- a CDS encoding BatA domain-containing protein produces MSFLSPWFLLGALSLLIPVLIHLMRREPKQRIPFASVLFLRRLPEPVHKRRRLRHWLLFLLRAMALLLLVFAFARPYLRGHSGEGRFGAALVLLVDCSLSMRYDARFARAREKAEAIIANAPLGARIGVIGFSTRVDVRAPLSPDRANARAAVRSLRPTFRATDYARGVQAALSLLEEAEGGERVIYLISDFQRAGWRSAESQIRLPPDVKLVPVDIASEGGENRAILDVRALARVTTPQYAERLLVRVGNFHRSATSSSVRLFVNDRLVQEKRLVLDPETVATVEFAGFPLDPGFNRVRVELDPDRLPEDDRFFAIIRREPPRPVLVLEGARSRALAESASFYVQQALLADEAFGPGRVVVRALADATPEEVKRAEAVVVTAPSMLDSALETALREFVAAGGGMILALGPQTNASTFNRTFGPWLGVRIEGERSEPFSLLTEIETDHPLFRLFADPRRANFSAVRFSGYARLALEPKAEGKRDASPLVLARFHDGWPAILEVARGRGKVLLLAFGLDARWSNLPLTPLYAPLVHEMLVSVRAASLRSFFRVGENVALADAEPAAPLAVFAPDGERLHRGGEEVSEDSTRFMPERIGVYRIRRVGGEEPVAVNVEAGESDLTKMDEAERERMMAAMGGREMSRRTADPGEERVQAERQTMWRALLLAALLLLISEAVLADRTMGRVRGTLGISSPKEEGR; encoded by the coding sequence ATGTCGTTTCTGAGTCCATGGTTTTTGCTCGGCGCGCTCTCGCTCCTCATCCCAGTGCTCATTCATCTGATGCGGCGGGAGCCGAAGCAGCGCATCCCTTTCGCGTCGGTCCTATTCTTGCGACGACTGCCAGAACCCGTGCACAAGCGGAGACGTTTGAGGCATTGGCTCCTCTTCCTGTTGCGCGCGATGGCTCTGTTGCTGCTCGTCTTCGCCTTCGCGCGCCCGTATCTGCGGGGTCACAGCGGGGAAGGGCGTTTCGGAGCGGCGCTCGTCCTGCTTGTGGATTGTTCGCTCAGCATGCGCTATGATGCGCGCTTCGCACGAGCGCGCGAGAAGGCGGAGGCGATCATAGCGAACGCTCCCCTCGGGGCTCGCATCGGCGTGATCGGCTTCTCCACGCGCGTGGATGTGCGCGCGCCCCTCTCACCCGATCGCGCGAACGCGCGCGCCGCCGTGCGATCGCTTCGTCCCACATTCCGCGCGACCGATTATGCGCGAGGAGTACAAGCCGCCCTCTCTCTTCTGGAAGAGGCCGAAGGCGGGGAGAGGGTCATCTATCTCATCTCCGACTTTCAACGCGCGGGATGGCGATCTGCGGAGTCCCAGATCCGTCTCCCTCCCGATGTGAAACTCGTTCCTGTGGACATCGCTTCCGAAGGCGGCGAAAACCGCGCCATCTTGGATGTGCGCGCGCTCGCGCGGGTCACGACACCGCAATACGCGGAACGACTCCTCGTGCGCGTGGGGAATTTCCATCGTTCGGCGACGTCATCGTCCGTTCGCCTTTTCGTCAACGATCGGCTCGTCCAGGAGAAACGACTGGTGCTCGATCCGGAGACCGTCGCGACCGTCGAGTTCGCTGGATTCCCCCTCGACCCCGGATTCAATCGCGTGCGCGTGGAGCTTGATCCCGATCGATTGCCCGAGGACGATCGCTTCTTCGCGATCATTCGACGCGAGCCGCCGCGACCGGTACTCGTGCTCGAAGGCGCGCGATCGCGCGCATTGGCGGAGAGCGCGAGTTTCTATGTGCAGCAGGCGCTTCTAGCCGATGAAGCGTTCGGTCCCGGGCGCGTCGTCGTGCGAGCGCTCGCAGACGCGACGCCGGAGGAGGTGAAGCGAGCGGAGGCTGTCGTAGTCACAGCTCCCTCGATGCTCGATTCAGCCTTGGAGACGGCGCTGCGCGAGTTCGTCGCAGCGGGCGGGGGAATGATCCTCGCGCTTGGCCCTCAAACGAACGCGAGCACGTTCAATCGAACATTCGGCCCTTGGCTCGGCGTGAGGATCGAAGGTGAGCGCTCTGAGCCGTTCTCTCTCTTGACCGAGATCGAGACCGATCATCCGCTCTTCCGCCTTTTCGCCGATCCGCGGCGAGCGAACTTCTCCGCCGTGCGATTCTCCGGCTATGCGCGGCTTGCACTGGAGCCAAAGGCCGAAGGGAAGCGCGATGCCTCGCCGCTCGTTCTCGCGCGATTCCATGATGGATGGCCGGCGATTCTGGAGGTCGCGCGCGGACGCGGAAAGGTGCTCCTTCTGGCGTTCGGATTGGATGCGCGGTGGAGCAATCTGCCGCTCACACCGCTTTATGCGCCGCTCGTTCATGAAATGCTCGTGTCGGTGAGGGCCGCCTCGCTGCGGTCCTTCTTCCGCGTCGGGGAGAACGTCGCTCTCGCGGATGCGGAGCCCGCCGCTCCACTCGCCGTCTTCGCTCCCGACGGAGAACGCCTCCATCGCGGAGGGGAGGAGGTATCCGAAGATTCGACTCGGTTCATGCCGGAGCGCATCGGCGTCTATCGCATACGACGCGTGGGCGGAGAAGAGCCTGTGGCCGTCAATGTCGAAGCCGGAGAGTCGGATCTCACGAAGATGGACGAAGCCGAGCGCGAGCGCATGATGGCGGCGATGGGCGGAAGGGAGATGAGCCGACGCACTGCCGACCCGGGTGAAGAACGCGTTCAAGCGGAGCGCCAGACCATGTGGCGCGCTTTACTTCTCGCGGCGCTCTTGTTGCTGATCTCGGAGGCCGTCTTGGCCGACCGAACGATGGGGAGAGTCCGAGGAACACTCGGAATCTCTTCGCCGAAGGAGGAAGGACGATGA
- a CDS encoding D-aminoacylase, whose translation MRRSPGMWICRFAISVLVGIVPISAVSPAFVERPYDILIRGGIVVDGTGAPRFRADVAIRGDRIARVDRSGIPADQAAVVLEADGLIIAPGFIDHHAHIATNIHEYPLAENFLRQGITTILASLHSGDQPWPLDAYAASLKIAPNVGFFAGHTWIRKQVLGLENRAPTPSELERMKALVEESMKQGALGLSTGLLYVPAFYATTEEIIELAKVAARYGGIYVTHMRDEGPGLIRSVEETIRIAREAGIPAQINHHKVVGAAQFGWSRRTLELIDAARAEGLDIKHDLYPYTASSTGSSILFPQWALAGGARAFAERIADPQTRARIEREMRAIFRERAGQDLRSIQFRTVPSAPQYNGKTLADMVRDRGLPPTIESGIQVVIELQLAGGFSAIYHSMDEEDVKRIMQHPWAMFETDGDLVGYGEGFPHPRSYGAFPRVLARYVRELKVLTLEEAIRRMTSLSAAQIGQFERGVIREGMYADIVVFDPERIQDLATYTDPHRYSVGVVHLLVNGVLVIRNAALTGEKPGRVLRGPARPVRRDSKA comes from the coding sequence ATGCGGAGATCGCCCGGCATGTGGATTTGCCGATTCGCTATAAGTGTCCTGGTCGGGATCGTGCCCATCAGCGCCGTGTCACCGGCGTTTGTCGAGCGTCCTTACGACATTCTCATTCGCGGCGGGATCGTCGTGGATGGAACTGGAGCGCCCCGCTTTCGGGCAGATGTGGCCATTCGGGGGGATCGAATCGCGCGCGTGGACCGGTCGGGGATTCCGGCCGATCAAGCTGCTGTGGTGCTCGAGGCTGATGGGCTCATCATCGCGCCAGGCTTCATTGATCATCACGCCCACATCGCGACGAATATCCACGAATATCCGCTCGCGGAGAACTTCCTTCGTCAAGGCATCACGACCATCCTCGCGTCCTTGCACAGTGGCGATCAACCGTGGCCGCTCGACGCATACGCCGCCTCGCTGAAGATCGCTCCGAACGTCGGCTTTTTCGCCGGGCATACGTGGATTCGGAAACAGGTGCTCGGGCTGGAGAATCGTGCGCCCACGCCATCGGAGCTGGAGCGGATGAAAGCGCTCGTCGAAGAGAGCATGAAGCAGGGTGCGCTTGGTCTCTCGACGGGATTGCTCTACGTTCCAGCGTTCTACGCTACGACCGAAGAGATCATCGAGCTAGCGAAAGTCGCCGCGCGGTATGGAGGGATTTACGTCACCCACATGCGCGATGAGGGGCCTGGGCTTATTCGTTCGGTGGAGGAGACGATTCGCATCGCCCGCGAGGCGGGAATTCCGGCGCAGATCAATCACCACAAGGTCGTCGGTGCCGCGCAATTCGGTTGGAGCCGTCGGACGCTCGAACTGATTGATGCTGCGCGCGCCGAAGGCCTCGATATCAAACACGACCTCTATCCTTACACGGCGTCGAGCACGGGCTCGAGCATTCTCTTTCCCCAATGGGCTTTGGCCGGAGGAGCGAGAGCATTCGCCGAACGGATTGCGGATCCTCAAACGCGCGCCCGAATCGAACGGGAGATGCGCGCGATCTTTCGCGAGCGTGCCGGTCAGGACTTACGCAGCATCCAATTTCGCACTGTGCCTTCGGCTCCGCAATATAACGGGAAGACGCTGGCGGATATGGTGCGCGATCGAGGATTGCCGCCGACCATCGAATCCGGGATTCAAGTCGTGATCGAACTGCAACTGGCGGGCGGGTTCAGCGCCATCTACCACAGCATGGATGAAGAGGACGTGAAACGCATCATGCAGCATCCGTGGGCCATGTTCGAGACCGATGGTGATCTGGTGGGATATGGCGAGGGCTTCCCCCATCCTCGAAGTTATGGGGCGTTCCCGCGCGTGCTCGCGCGCTATGTGCGAGAGTTGAAGGTCTTGACGCTGGAAGAAGCGATTCGAAGAATGACGTCGCTCTCAGCGGCGCAGATCGGGCAGTTCGAGCGCGGGGTGATTCGCGAAGGGATGTACGCCGACATCGTCGTCTTCGATCCCGAGAGGATCCAAGACCTGGCGACCTACACCGATCCGCATCGGTATTCGGTAGGAGTCGTGCATCTGCTCGTAAACGGCGTGCTGGTGATCCGGAATGCCGCGCTCACCGGAGAGAAGCCCGGTCGCGTGCTCAGAGGGCCGGCGCGACCCGTGCGCCGTGACTCAAAGGCATGA
- a CDS encoding DUF58 domain-containing protein — translation MNRSAEGSRPTFRFLRPEVLAKISSLELLARTVVEGFLAGLHRSPYIGFSVDFAEYRPYMPGDDLRYLDWKVLARTDRTYIKKFRGDTNTRVYILLDVSASMAYRQPPAIEKREYACYLAASLAYLATRQNDAVGLITFDRGIVEYIPARLRPGQLHLLLSTLERLKPGGTSAIADALRRIAERVRRRGIIILLSDLYEPPDVLGSALRLLRAQGQDLIVFHLLDASEVEFPFTEAARFVDMETGEEIPIAPDALSADYREAVRRHLDEVERFCRAHGIAYQRVLTTQPLDWALYTYLGRRARLQ, via the coding sequence ATGAATCGGTCCGCTGAGGGATCGCGTCCGACATTTCGATTCTTGCGTCCGGAAGTGCTGGCGAAGATCTCGTCGCTGGAACTGCTGGCGCGCACGGTCGTCGAGGGATTCCTCGCTGGCTTACATCGTTCACCCTACATCGGCTTCAGCGTGGATTTCGCGGAGTATCGTCCATATATGCCCGGCGACGATCTTCGGTATCTCGACTGGAAGGTCTTGGCGCGGACCGACCGGACTTACATCAAAAAGTTTCGAGGCGACACGAACACGCGCGTGTATATCCTCCTGGATGTGAGTGCCTCGATGGCCTATCGGCAACCGCCGGCCATCGAGAAGCGTGAGTATGCATGTTATCTGGCCGCGTCGCTCGCTTATCTGGCGACGCGACAGAACGACGCTGTCGGCTTGATCACTTTCGATCGCGGAATTGTGGAGTACATTCCGGCGCGATTGCGACCAGGGCAGCTCCATCTCCTATTGAGCACGTTGGAACGGCTGAAGCCGGGGGGGACGTCAGCGATCGCGGACGCACTGCGGCGCATCGCCGAGCGCGTGCGGCGGCGCGGCATCATCATCCTCCTCTCGGACCTGTACGAGCCGCCGGATGTGTTGGGATCCGCCTTGCGGCTTCTCCGAGCCCAAGGACAGGACCTCATCGTCTTTCACCTCCTGGATGCTTCGGAGGTGGAGTTCCCGTTCACGGAAGCTGCGCGCTTCGTGGACATGGAGACGGGGGAGGAGATTCCCATCGCGCCCGATGCGCTCAGCGCTGACTATCGCGAGGCCGTTCGCCGACATCTGGATGAGGTGGAGCGCTTTTGTCGCGCTCATGGGATCGCGTATCAGCGGGTGCTCACGACGCAACCGCTCGATTGGGCGCTCTACACCTATCTCGGACGGCGGGCGCGCCTTCAGTGA
- a CDS encoding AAA family ATPase yields the protein MLINKAVDQTRDEELLEKLVRAKEQILREIRKVIIGQDDVIEQVLISLFVGGHSIITGVPGLAKTLLIKTIANALDLKFKRIQFTPDLMPSDITGTEVIEEDRATGKRHFHFVPGPIFANIVLADEINRTPPKTQAALLEAMQEGAVTVQGVTYELPKPFFVLATQNPIELEGTYPLPEAQLDRFMFNIKIGYLSEEEEVEVVRATTVPQDVVFERQITGRDIIEFQRLIRQVPAADSVIRYAVRLVGASRPGNGAFDFVRKWVNWGASLRASQFLILGGKARAILNGRYHVSCEDVRALAYPVLRHRILVNFQAESEGVNSEEIIRRLLEAVPEPTSGLSV from the coding sequence ATGCTCATCAATAAGGCCGTGGATCAAACTCGCGATGAGGAATTGCTGGAGAAGCTCGTCCGAGCGAAGGAGCAGATCCTGCGGGAGATCCGGAAGGTGATCATCGGACAGGACGACGTGATCGAACAGGTGCTCATCTCGCTCTTCGTCGGCGGCCATTCGATCATCACAGGAGTGCCGGGATTAGCCAAGACACTCTTGATCAAGACGATCGCCAATGCCCTCGATTTGAAGTTCAAGCGCATTCAGTTCACTCCCGATCTCATGCCGAGCGACATCACGGGGACGGAGGTCATCGAAGAAGATCGAGCGACGGGCAAGCGGCATTTCCATTTCGTGCCCGGGCCCATCTTCGCCAACATCGTCTTGGCGGATGAGATCAATCGAACGCCGCCGAAGACGCAGGCGGCGTTGCTGGAGGCGATGCAGGAGGGGGCGGTGACGGTGCAGGGCGTGACCTACGAGCTGCCGAAGCCCTTCTTCGTGCTCGCGACGCAGAATCCGATCGAGTTGGAGGGAACATATCCGCTTCCGGAAGCGCAGTTGGATCGCTTCATGTTCAACATCAAGATCGGCTACTTGAGCGAAGAGGAAGAAGTGGAAGTCGTGCGAGCGACGACGGTGCCGCAAGACGTCGTCTTCGAGCGGCAGATCACAGGACGGGACATCATCGAATTCCAGCGCTTGATTCGCCAGGTGCCGGCGGCCGACTCGGTCATCCGCTATGCCGTGCGCTTGGTGGGGGCGAGCCGGCCGGGGAACGGCGCCTTCGACTTCGTCCGCAAGTGGGTCAATTGGGGAGCGAGCCTGCGCGCCTCGCAGTTCCTCATCCTCGGGGGGAAAGCCCGCGCGATCTTGAACGGTCGCTATCATGTCTCGTGCGAGGATGTGCGCGCGCTCGCATATCCGGTCCTGCGCCATCGCATCCTCGTGAATTTCCAGGCCGAATCCGAAGGGGTGAATTCGGAGGAGATCATCCGCCGCCTGTTGGAGGCGGTGCCGGAACCGACATCGGGTCTCTCGGTATGA